In Stigmatopora nigra isolate UIUO_SnigA chromosome 21, RoL_Snig_1.1, whole genome shotgun sequence, the genomic stretch AGGCTCATCAATGACATTGAGCTTTAAACGTCAATGGACAATCGAACGCAGGCCACggaacatttttttgaatgcaTTTCAATGGGTTCCAACTCTTGTATCCTTCTCCACAAATTCAGCTAGTAAATTGCCCAGGGAATCATTTGCCTGTAGTGGCCTATTTTGGGACAATTTCCCCCGTCGATTTACCCGCTCTGTCGTCTTAAATGTCAACGTGATGCTCCAGAGTGACGACGAAGAAGGTGTCTTACTAAGCTGGggtcaaaaatacaaaaaccaaatggaaaaaaagtgtgatggTCCTACGTGAGATGATGGGAATGTGTCTTCCCGTTTCCTAGGAGACAGCGGCAAGGTGACCACGGTGGTGGCCACCCCGGGTCAGGGCCCGGACCGCCCCCAAGAAGTCTCCTACACGGACATCAAGGTGAGATTTGACAGCGCCGCCCCCCTTTGGACCAAATGTGAGGCCGCCTTTTCTCTGGCCTCAGGTGATCGGCAACGGTTCCTTCGGGGTGGTTTACCAGGCGCGACTGGTGGACAGCCAGGAGATGGTGGCCATCAAAAAAGTTCTCCAAGATAAAAGGTTTAAGGTAAAGGCCGCTGGCCATTGAGGTTAATATGCCGATGGCGGAAGGTCGGAGAAGGACTTGAGCTTTTCCTTGGACTTGCTCTGCTAGAATCGTGAGCTGCAGATCATGAGGAAGTTGGACCACTGTAACATTGTCAGACTGCGTTACTTCTTCTACTCCAGCGGAGAGAAGGTTTGACATTTAGTCCGTgcgcatacattttttttttgtgctggctattgaactatcttttttttttttttaactccttcAGAAGGATGAAGTGTACCTCAACTTGGTGCTGGACTTTGTCCCTGAGACGGTCTATAGGGTTGCCCGgcatttcaacaaaaacaagagCATCATTCCTATCGTCTATGTCAAGGTCGGTCGTTCGGTATtgagatagtttttttttttttcttcatgtcctCGGGTCTGAATCTTTTTATTGCCGCCCTCAGGTGTACATGTACCAGCTGTTTCGCAGTTTGGCCTACATCCACTCGCAAGGCGTGTGTCACCGGGACATCAAGCCGCAGAACCTGCTGGTGGACCCGGAAACGGCCATCCTCAAGCTGTGCGACTTTGGCAGGTGAGCCGCGTCGGCCCAGTTGACATCGGGGAGGGGTTCCCGTAATGTCCTTTCCGGCCACCCCATCGACGACACACGcgcctgccccccccccccgtccccCAGCGCCAAGCAGCTGGTGCGCGGCGAGGCCAACGTGTCGTACATCTGTTCGCGCTACTACCGGGCGCCCGAACTCATCTTCGGGGCCACCGACTACACGGCCAACATCGACATCTGGTCGGCCGGCTGCGTCCTGGCCGAGCTGCTGCTGGGCCAGCCCATCTTCCCCGGCGACAGCGGCGTGGACCAGTTGGTGGAGATTATCAAGGTGAGCCGGCGTGGCCGACCGGAACACAGAGGCCGGACCAGAGCACCACTGGGTCGGCCGGCCCACGTCCAACCCGGCTCGCCCCACCTCCCAGAACACAaatgcgcccccccccccccctaaagtGTCCGGCCTCTCTCCCCAGGTCCTGGGCACCCCGACCAGGGAGCAGATCCGGGAGATGAATCCCAACTACACCGAATTCAAGTTCCCTCAGATCAAAGCTCATCCGTGGACCAAGGTagtgtgtgtggggtgggggggggtggtCACGTTTTTCCATAAAGGCGCAGCAGACGGATATGGGTGTGGCCCGCCCGGCAGGTGTTCAAACCGCGCACGCCGCCCGAGGCCATTTTGCTGTGTTCCCGGCTGCTGGAGTACACGCCGGCGTCGCGCCTCTCGCCGCTGGAGGCCTGCTCGCACGGCTTCTTCGACGAGCTGCGGCAGCCCAACGCGCGGCTGCCCAGCGGGCGGGACCTGCCGGCGCTCTTCAACTTCAGCACCAGCGGTAAATCCCAGTTGCGCCTCACAGGGATCCAGTGggctctttttttgtctttgaagaGAATTGAAGCGTTTGTTTTGTGCTTTGTACAGAGTTGTCCATCCAACCTCAGTTGAACTCCACGCTGGTCCCTCCGCACGCGCGCGCTCATACGGCCGCTCACGGTAAGGTGGCTGtttttggagggttttttttttctccgtccGTGAGCCCACCGGTCCCGCGGCCCGATCCCGCGGCCCGGTCCCGCGGCCCGGTCCCGCGGCCCGGTCCCGCGGCCCGGTCCCGCGGCCCGGTCCCAAAAGCAATCTGTTGTTGTGTCTCGTGTAGATGGCACCGGGCCGGATTCCTCCCAACTTGGATCCGTACCAGGAACTCTTAACAGCATTTAAGACGGCGAATGATGACCAGGCCAACTCCTCCAATGCCCCACCCATTCTCTCTTTGGCTTTTTTCAAGTGGCGCACACCCACCCATATGTAACCCGCTTCATCTTGGCGCCGTCGCCGCTCGCACTCCTCgtcaatgatgtttttttgtacagCGGGCGCGTTTAGACAGAGAACGttggcacgcacgcacgcacacacacacacacacatacgtctACATACACATAGTCTGACGACTGCTCCAGTGGTATGCGAAGGTTCAATAGTGGGGGCTGGTCCTCTGTAATATAAGCTTTTCCCCcccttcattttaaatgttatttgccATTCTCCACCCACTTCCTCCATGcttgtctttatttatttgaacccacacacacacacacacacacacatattttcCTCATTTGTTGAGATTAGAAATGATTGTCAAGTGCAAATAAATTGGAGCCCAGGAGAATGTTGTCATCTGGCCAGAGTAGATGTCCACTCCGGAGATGCTTCCTATTTTTATGCCGCTTCCTACTTTTTACTTTCTGGAAAAtgccagtatttttatttattttttagcccCTGAGATGTGTAGGATTAGTTGTAGAAATTGTGTCGCCGCTTTGGAGAAGCGTAAATAGCAATCCCCTTTTAAAAGCCTCCGTCAAGCCATTGGCCGCCATCGGCCGTCATCGGCCGTCATCGGCCGCCAATTGGTTGATGAGCATTTACTGGCAGTCAGTCCTCCCAATGTAAAAGAGGTGGAAGCTGGCCGTGAGTTGACTGCCCGCCATTTTCATAGCCcagtttcatttttattatgataGAAGGCCCAAGAAATATTTTGTGGCGTGACGCCTTGGCCAAGGAAACACTAGATTCCCTTAGTTTGACTTGTGTTAGTTGCTACCGTGGGATTTTGAGGGGGATTTTTGcacgggtggtggtggtggtggtggtggtggtcctcATGTAGCAACTCTCACACCACCTCTccttatttatattttggtgTCTGGGATTTTTGGCCCTCGTTTCCGACGTTTTGATTTCCCAGCACGTTGCTTGGCTTTGTTGACGTCATTTCCCTTCTAGTCTGTTCAATCCCACGGCGTTTGTCAATATcttggtttttcgttttttaattgggctgttgacTTTTTGTGTTCTATGAAAGAGCTGTGTTTATGCCACCGGTTCCGCCCACACCTTTGTGCTTGTTTATTCTGTACATACACCGTCGTGTCGCCTTGTAAATAGTGCAAAAAGACGACGAAAAAGCTTGTGCCGTTTGTCCCGTGAAGCCCTCGCCCCTTCCCCGCAATCTTTTGACGTCGCCGTCGGGTGGGCCCAAATGACCTCGCGCAAATTGCGTGCGTGAGAGAGGATAACCCATTTCAAGTTCAAGTCACTCGCACTGGCGTATTCTGTACATATAGCGGGGAGCAGAGGGAGACGTGCTGCTAACCATCcttggaggacatttttgtgGCGCAACCGCAAACAAAGGCCtccgtgtgcgtgcgtgtgtttttctttttgtatccaCCAATAGTTTTGCTGAGATGGAGAGagcgaaagaaagaaagaaaagaaagctgTTTGTCTGTCTTCTGTGCGCGCGTGAGTATGTCAATTCATTTAATGTAATAAAGGGATGATGAAAGTGTTGAACGCTCACAGCTTTAGCGTTATTTCAGCAATGATTAGTACTCTTGCATCCCATCGTCCAAACGAccatgtatatatagtaaggctcaGGCTTTTGTTTCAgaattgggttagggttctcaTCAAATGTATTTGTACGTGTTTTGCTGGACGGATGTCTGGCGGCCGAGCCCACAAAGAGTGACCCGGACTTCATTTGGCTATTTTTCCCAGAGATTGGCATCCGGCTTTCGCCACCACCACGGCGTCAAAGTAGTCCGGCTCCCGGGGGGCCCGCATGGCTTCCAGGTGCGCCGCCGCCATGACGGGAGTCTGGAGCACTTTGAGCTtgacgccgccgccgcgggCCCGGCTTCGCGCCTCCACCAACAGCCGCCCCAGGTAAACCTGCCGCGGGCGGACACACTGGCTAGCTGGCGTATGTAGCCTTTGGCTTAAGATTTGTCAACCACCGACGAGGCCAAATCCGGGCCACCGACGACGGCCCTCCCACCTCTTCGGGATGCCGTCCGACCTCCTTGGCGTTTGGCAGCTGGGTCCGGATGGCCTCCACGTGTTTCTCCCGCTTTTCTTTGATTTCCTGCCGGGTGGGAAAGAAGCAGACCCTTGCAGAGGAGAGAACCATGCCGGCGAGGGGAAGAGAAGGGTGCCGGCGGACAAAACCCACCCGCAGGACGTCGTAGTGGGACGTCCGTGAGACAAAGTTGCTCCACGACTTGGCCCGAAGCTGCCGTTGTTTCCAGTGAGACTTCATCTGCGAGGAGACAGAGCCCCGGCCGGGGGAGCCATCATTTTGCCCGGAACACGTGGCGCCCGGCAGGCGCCCGGCAGGCGCCCAGTCAAACGCCcaaccacccacccactcactcactcactcacctctcGATACACGAGCTCTTCTTCTCTGCCGGCGTCCCGGGCGGATCGGCGCAGGATCTCCTCCTGCTCGGCCACCGCCGCTTCGGCGGCGCGCTGCGACATGTGGCGGGCGGCGTGCAGGATTTCCAGGTCCGGCGTGACGGGCCGGACGTCCTCCAGCTGCAGCTCGCGGGTGATCTCCTCCCACAGCTCGCTCACCTGCGTGGCGGCGCCATCATCAAACGGCCAATGTTTCAGCTCCCGTTTTAGGCCACGCCGGACCAGGGGGCAATCTGAAGGGGAAAATTCCTTTTCTTCTGACCTTGAAATCCAGGTACCTCTTGACGATACTCAGGGTCACCCGGTCTTTTACGGACAGTCCCGGGAGGTCGTGGAAACCTAGGCCAGAGCGAGAAGGATGGGGCCCGGCCGGAGCTGGCGCTGGGCCTCCGGTCGGCCAAGTGATTTTCTTTGCCGTGCTGTGTGAGCTCTTACCAATTGTGCAGAAGATCAAATAAATCTTGGCCAGCAGGTTCTCTTGCATCTCCAGCACGCTGGCGCTGGCCGTCTCCAAATTGGACGTCGGACGCCCGTCGCCGGATATCCGATGAGCCAGGACGGGCAGCCTGGGATCTGGAAGAAGAGGGaacgaaggaaggaaggaaggaaggaaggaaggaaggaaggaaggaaggaaggaaggagatgGGAAGGAGATGGGACGGCTCCACTGGATGACGGGCCAAGGTGGGAGCCACCGACCTAAGATGCCGCCGTGTTGGTTTCTCTCTATCCCCAGCTCTTGTTCCTCCCGCCTCCACAAGCGCAGCAGCAGACTGGGCGCCGTCACCCCGTCGCCGTCGCTCCAGATCAGGAGTTGGGGGACGGTGTTCTGGTTGTCGCACAGCTCCAGCAGCGTGGACAGGACCACCCCGTGCAAATTCTTGGGACTGGACTGAAGGGGCCCACAGGCGTGAGCgctgaaccccccccccccccctaagaGATCTGCACCCAATCTGGGCTCAGTCACTTACATTGAGAAGGTCCAGTAGAACCAGCACACCATCTCGGCCTAGGAAGCAATCCTCTGTGGTAAAGCATCCCACCACGCAGGTGCTGCAAGGTCAACATTTGCCAGACTGAGTCTCCCAACTCAAAGTCCTCCCCGTGATGCTTAACGCCGGCGGCGCTCACCGCAGGCACACTAGGCTGGAGAGGAGGAGCTTGTTGTGTCCCAGGCCGCTGTAGAACATTCCGGCGCCTCTCCTCAGGAAGTGGATGGTCATCTCCACGCCATCCACTCCAAACAACTCCTGCGAGGGCAGCCCGCACGCCCGCCCGACGTTAGCACTCTTTGGAGAATTTGCGCCGGTCCGCGCTACCTTTTTGTGCACGTCGCCTTGGCACAGAGCCGAAATGATCATCTGCATGTCGGACTTCATCTCCACCGCAAGGGCGTCTTCCTCGCCGGGGGCGGATTCCATCTCCATCAAAAGTCCTGGGGGGAACGGGGGCAGATGTGGGAGCGGCGTTCCCCGGTCAAAAAAGGCCCGGAAAataccgccccccccccccccccccccccccccccccgaccccaTCCCGGAGCCCTCCTCGCTGACCTAAAAGCAGGTGTATGGTCCCCTGGTCGCACAAGTCCTGGTTGAGGGCCGCGTCGGCCAGAGAGGTGACGGATCTCATCAGTCTGATGGAGTAGCGCAGGTGAGCCTTCTTGCTTCCTCGTCCGCCGGTGGCGTGGAAACTGTGGCCTTGCCCGCCGTATCCGTCTGGAATGGAAAGCCAGGTCAGGTCTAGTCCCCGATCTCGATCCCGATCTCGATCCCGACCGATCCCAATCCCGACACCGACCCCAACCCCGAGCCCAACGGCGCTCTCTCGCCTTCCGTGGCGCACCAGTCCAGCAGGTGCAGCAGTTCCACGTTGCCGTAGCAGGACATGTAGTGGTCCAGCATGAGCGGGCCGACGGTGGCCAGGACGGCCAGAGCCTGCAGCTGGAGCTCCTCCACCTGGACGGGCGACCAGTCGCGATAACCCACCTTCCCCTCTGGCGCGGGCGCGGGGGGCCTGGCCAGCGTCAGCAGAGCCAGGATCACTTGTTCCTCCTTGAAAATCTGCGCCACCACATCAGAGTGACGTTGCGTGAcggcggcggcaacggcggcggcgacggcaaCGGCGACGGCAACTACCGGGATGGCCGCGGGATCCCTGGACATGACCACCAGCAAATTTAACAGCAATTTCTTCATTTGCAGGTCCTCCATGTTGAACGTCAGTTTCAGCCTGCCCGCCAGAGAGTCCCCGCGGCCGGCCACTGGCGGGAAGGCCGGGCGGGGAGAAAGGCCTCCGTCAAATACGGAACGCTCGGGGAACCAACCCGGCCGGCGGACGGGAGCGGGGGCCTCACGCTCGGGAAATGTGCTCAGCGCCACCAGCTGCTTGGCGAAGAGACTCTCCTGCCAAAGCAGACGCACCATGGGAGCGGCCGGCGCTGCACCCTGACCTATCCGGTCCCGGGGCGCCGCGAGGCGTCACTCACCATGAGCAGAGCGCTGGAGTTCTGGGCAAAGAGCGTGGTCAGCACCAGCAGATCGTTTCGGACTTGGAGGTCGGCCTGCCGCGAGGAGTTCAGCACGGCGCGGGTGAAGGCTTCTTTCAGGGAGCTAAGGAGACGCACGCCACAGAAAAAGTCTTGCAAAAGATTTCCACTAGAGGGATGACATTGGCTCGTGAGGCCCAGGCTGTGGCTAACGTTCCTACAGCCGCTCCCCGAGAGAGCCCTTTCCGCTCTGAATCTGACTGGGAAAGGCCTGTCGAGGAGCCCACTCGCCCACCCCTGTCCTACGGCCATTGGACGTACGTGGCGCATTCCAAGCTGTTGAGTTGGCCGGCCGCCTCGGCCCCGTTTCCCCTGTCGAGAAGATTCCAGAGAATTTCAGTGGAGTGGAAGAGGATCATGCCGCTGGCGTCCGGCTCGTTCATGCGCAGACAGACGCTCTCGGCGCCCCGCACGCTCAGCATCAGAGCGCAGTTCTTATCTAGGCACAGAGTCCCGGCCGGCGCTCAGCTCACGTGCCGTCCGCTTCCAAATGAAGAAGAGCAACACCCCCTCCCCCACTCCCCCTCCACCCACCGGAGGTGCTGGACAGCATCTGCAGCGTTTGCAAGAGCAGCAGTTTGACGGCGGGCTCCCTCTCCAGCGCCGCGATGGACAGGAAGAGCGTCTTGGCCAGGTCGCTACGCTCCAGAAGCTGGAGTCGGTAGCCGGGAGACGTCGGCTGGGGATCTGCGTGGGTGGGACATCGTTAGACGGAGGCGGCGCGGGGTCCCACCACGGGACCCCACCACGGGGCCCCACCACGGGACCCCACCACGGGACCCCACCACGGGACCCCACCACGGGGCCCTACCGTCCAGCGACGCTGGGACGGGAGCGGCGCAGCTGTAGAAAGACTTGACCGAGGCCACCACCTGGCGCCTCACTTGGCTGTCTGGCACCGTCATCAGGTAGCCTGCATACATCAGGCTTCGACGTGAGCTTGAGGCAGAGGATTTGGAGCATCCCAACCGGCGACACCGACAACCCGACTCCCCCCCCCGGGTGGGAtggacgccgccgccggcgtACCCATTCGGGAGAGGAAGCGCTTGACGTCCTCGGCGTAGTGGACCTCGTCCGACATCTTCTCCTTCAGGAAGGGAAGCCTCCAGCCACACGGCCAGCCCACGGGTCAAGAAAGGCAAGTTTCTGGGCCGACGGCGGCGGGAACGCCTCCTACCTAGAGATGTTCAGCGCCTCGCACAAGATGCGGCAATATTCCGGATGCATTTTGGCCTTCTCGCCGCAGACGTTGAGGATTCTGGTGATGCTCGCCAGCTCCCTCAGTAGCTGGACAAGGCTCAGGGAAATCACGTGGAAGAGAGCACCGAGTCCCGCCGGGCGTAAAAGAAAGGATACGAAGCCCCCTTGTTTCCTCTTCAGCAGCTTTTTCAGCACAAATATGTGTCGCTCCTGCAAGTGCGTCTGGAAAAGGCAGAGAAGTGTGGCCGTAAAGTGCACAGATCATGCAAAAGAAAGACGCTGGTGACTTACTGTCAGCGGGTCTTCCAGCAGGGAAATCACCTTGCCCAGGTCCAGAATTCTGGAGTACTGCCAACATTGACAACACTGGTTATTTGGGGTGAAATTTCCACTTCTGTAGAAGCGTGCAAAGCTCTGAAAGCTAGGCAACTACACGGCACCATTCAAACACTATTAAGGAAGGTACCGTCTCAACTTGATCTGACATTCTCGAGCGCACGACTGAGGCGTTCCTTCTGTGCACCACTTCACACGAATCCATTTTTGGATTTAGAAGATAATCAACTTATTGATTGTATTGACGTTTGTCCTCAACCATTGCTCACTCTTCACTGCAAAAGACGACGAAAATGTGACAAAACGCGCCCAAACGGGACAAAAGATAACAAATCTATATCAAGTTTTATATCATTCGACATATTTTATAAGTAACCTTGATTAAGAACTTCAAAATAGCTGGTGATCACTCCAAATATCACCGTCTTGTCAAAACGCTACGAGTCTTGGTGGtgcatttaaaacaattgtaaaatcGGCACTTGTCCGGCACGAAAAGGGGTAACTGAGTCACctgatattcaaaacaaaacaaaaaacaccgtACAAAACAATGCAGCATAACCAGTTGTTTTAAGCGTATTTATAAAACTCCAAGTATGGTTTAAACTACGTTCATTCATCATAACCGGTATATTCTGTAAGCCAGTCCGAGTATCCAAATGTCCAAGATTTGTTGAAAGCACCGTAAAACAAAGTGTCATGTACAGTCGCTATGGTAACAAACGACAGCGACGGCGAGAGAGGGGGGTCGAACATTTGGAGGGAACCACCCATTTCCTCCCCAGACCGGCAGTGCTATTCCGGCaacagaaacaacaacaacaacggcaacaacaacaacgcttTTATCCACCAGCAAAACAATAAAAGTAGCACGAGTGAGAAAGTTGGCTTCGAGACACAACAGTACAAAAACCAAGAAGCGCTGCGAAGACGCGAACACAACAACATGCTTTCGGACGCAGGTGAGTGAGCTCCAATGTAGCATTTAGCAGCGACTGGCTAAACGTGGCACGCGCGAGCACGCAGTTAGCTGTCTGGAGAAAGCTACTTTTCTTTTCGCCACGCTCAACTGACTCGCATGTCGTTCCCTCGGCCGTATTTCTTTGGAAAGCTGACAGGCCGACGCTTCGGAAAGGCCGTCAGGTTGTTTTTGTCTGCGCGACAAAGGGCCCGGGCGGAGCACCGCTTTGTCCCGTGATGTTACCAATGTCTCTCACGGTGGGGACGGGGCCTGTTGTTCCGCAGACTACCCCGGGAACGGCTCCGGTGCCCGGCGAGCCAAAAGGAGAAGCTCCGGGGAGTCCCCTGGCGAGGGCCAGGCCCTTCGTTCATCTGGGAGGCAGAGCAACATTCGGGTGAAACGCACCAACAACCCTCCACCTGGACAGGTAAAGGTGTCTCGGTCGACCCAATGCCATGCCACGCCACCCGGTTAACCTACTCAAAGGAGCCGGGCTTACCCCCAAGCCGGCAACCACCGATGGCGTCGGGGGGCCATTTGCACATTCCGTCTTCCAAAATGAATAATGGTCCGTCAGTGGTCGACCGCATTCCTTTGCATTTCTTCCAGAGCAAAAGGAAAGCCACGGACACCGAAGAGGAAGAGGACCAATCGGAGAAGAAATACAGAAAGTGCGAGAAGGCGGGCTGCTCGGCGACCTATCCCGTCTGTTTTGCCAGCGCCTCGGAAAGGTGGGAGGCGTATTTCCACCGGGGTCTCGGCGAGAAACTGAAGCGGCCGTCGCGCGTTCTTTACGCAGATGCGCTAAAAACGGATACACGTCTCGCTGGTACCACCTGTCGTGCGGCGAGCACTTTTGCAACGAGTGCTTCGACCACTACTACCGAAGGTGAGCGGGAAGGCCGCCCGGGCGCCGGGATCCAAGATGACGGCGGGCAAATGATCTCGAACCTCCGGTTCTCTTCAGTCACAAAGACGGCTACGAGACCTTTTCCGTGTGGAAAAAAGCCTGGACCGGCAACGGCAAAAGCGAGCCCAGTCTCAAAGCCTTCATGGCGGATCAGCAGCTCCCCTACTGGGTAAAACGCAAAGGAGCGGGAGGGAGCGGGAGGGAGCGGGAGCGCTCGAGCTGAGGACGGCGTGTCGTGTGACGTTCTTCAGGTGCAGTGCACCAAAGCCGACTGCAGGAAGTGGCGTCAGCTGACCAAGGAGATCCAGCTGACCCCCTCGCTGACGGACGCCTACCGCTGCGGGATCAAGTTCAACAACGTCAAGGTAAAGCGCCGGCCGCTGGCGGGAATTTCCGCCTCACGCCCGTGCCTCCCTTTGCAGAACGAGGGGGCGGACCAGTGCTGTCAGCCGGAAGACCTGGTCAGTGAGTGGGCTgattctggggggggggggggttagggttaaccctaacccctccccTCCGTGCTTGTGTTCCCTTGTGATCGATTGGCCTTCGCCTTAGAGAGTGGCGGAGGTGAGCAGCAGCCGCTGGCACTCCATGCTGATTCTGCCGCCGCTATTGAAAGACAGCCCGGCCGCCCCCTTCCTGGCGGCGTACTACCCCGACTGCGTGGGCATGAGTCCGTCCGGCTCTCCCGGCGTACCCGGGGCCGACCACTGTCGAGCCGTCCAGCCCAAAAGTAAGTGCGTGTGCTCGAAGGCGGACGGTGCCGGCGCTTTTTCGTCCTCGCCATCCTCAcaaagaaccccccccccccttctcagTCGCAGGACTTTGCCCGTACTTCCAGCCCTTCTACCAGCCCAACGAATGCGGCAAAGCGCTGTGCGTCAGGCCCGACATGATGGAACTGGATGAACTTTACGAATTCCCCGAATTTTCCCGCGACCCCACCATGTACTTGGCGCTGCGCAATCTCATTCTGGCCTCCTGGCACAAAGACTGCAAGGTTGGcgaggcagatttttttttttttttcattcctcccACCCAATTGAAGCATCGAATAACAACCCCCTCCCCCAACGGCAGGAGGTGCTGACGGTGAAAAAGTGCGTGACGCACGTGGTGGTGCGCGGGCTGGTCCGCGTACGCTGCGTGGAGGAGATGGAGCGCGTGCTCCACTTTATGAGCAGGAAGGGTCTGGTCAACACGGGGGCGCTGAGCGTCCAGCGGCCCCTGCTCCCCGAGAAGCATCGCACGGTGAGGCTCG encodes the following:
- the cfap69 gene encoding cilia- and flagella-associated protein 69 isoform X1 — its product is MDSCEVVHRRNASVVRSRMSDQVETYSRILDLGKVISLLEDPLTTHLQERHIFVLKKLLKRKQGGFLLRELASITRILNVCGEKAKMHPEYCRILCEALNISRLPFLKEKMSDEVHYAEDVKRFLSRMGYLMTVPDSQVRRQVVASVKSFYSCAAPVPASLDDPQPTSPGYRLQLLERSDLAKTLFLSIAALEREPAVKLLLLQTLQMLSSTSDKNCALMLSVRGAESVCLRMNEPDASGMILFHSTEILWNLLDRGNGAEAAGQLNSLECATSLKEAFTRAVLNSSRQADLQVRNDLLVLTTLFAQNSSALLMESLFAKQLVALSTFPELAGRGDSLAGRLKLTFNMEDLQMKKLLLNLLVVMSRDPAAIPIFKEEQVILALLTLARPPAPAPEGKVGYRDWSPVQVEELQLQALAVLATVGPLMLDHYMSCYGNVELLHLLDWCATEDGYGGQGHSFHATGGRGSKKAHLRYSIRLMRSVTSLADAALNQDLCDQGTIHLLLGLLMEMESAPGEEDALAVEMKSDMQMIISALCQGDVHKKELFGVDGVEMTIHFLRRGAGMFYSGLGHNKLLLSSLVCLRTCVVGCFTTEDCFLGRDGVLVLLDLLNSSPKNLHGVVLSTLLELCDNQNTVPQLLIWSDGDGVTAPSLLLRLWRREEQELGIERNQHGGILDPRLPVLAHRISGDGRPTSNLETASASVLEMQENLLAKIYLIFCTIAPAPAGPHPSRSGLGFHDLPGLSVKDRVTLSIVKRYLDFKVSELWEEITRELQLEDVRPVTPDLEILHAARHMSQRAAEAAVAEQEEILRRSARDAGREEELVYREMKSHWKQRQLRAKSWSNFVSRTSHYDVLREIKEKREKHVEAIRTQLPNAKEVGRHPEEVYLGRLLVEARSRARGGGVKLKVLQTPVMAAAHLEAMRAPREPDYFDAVVVAKAGCQSLGKIAK
- the cfap69 gene encoding cilia- and flagella-associated protein 69 isoform X2, encoding MDSCEVVHRRNASVVRSRMSDQVETYSRILDLGKVISLLEDPLTTHLQERHIFVLKKLLKRKQGGFLLRELASITRILNVCGEKAKMHPEYCRILCEALNISRLPFLKEKMSDEVHYAEDVKRFLSRMGYLMTVPDSQVRRQVVASVKSFYSCAAPVPASLDDPQPTSPGYRLQLLERSDLAKTLFLSIAALEREPAVKLLLLQTLQMLSSTSDKNCALMLSVRGAESVCLRMNEPDASGMILFHSTEILWNLLDRGNGAEAAGQLNSLECATSLKEAFTRAVLNSSRQADLQVRNDLLVLTTLFAQNSSALLMESLFAKQLVALSTFPELAGRGDSLAGRLKLTFNMEDLQMKKLLLNLLVVMSRDPAAIPIFKEEQVILALLTLARPPAPAPEGKVGYRDWSPVQVEELQLQALAVLATVGPLMLDHYMSCYGNVELLHLLDWCATEDGYGGQGHSFHATGGRGSKKAHLRYSIRLMRSVTSLADAALNQDLCDQGTIHLLLGLLMEMESAPGEEDALAVEMKSDMQMIISALCQGDVHKKELFGVDGVEMTIHFLRRGAGMFYSGLGHNKLLLSSLVCLRTCVVGCFTTEDCFLGRDGVLVLLDLLNSSPKNLHGVVLSTLLELCDNQNTVPQLLIWSDGDGVTAPSLLLRLWRREEQELGIERNQHGGILDPRLPVLAHRISGDGRPTSNLETASASVLEMQENLLAKIYLIFCTIGFHDLPGLSVKDRVTLSIVKRYLDFKVSELWEEITRELQLEDVRPVTPDLEILHAARHMSQRAAEAAVAEQEEILRRSARDAGREEELVYREMKSHWKQRQLRAKSWSNFVSRTSHYDVLREIKEKREKHVEAIRTQLPNAKEVGRHPEEVYLGRLLVEARSRARGGGVKLKVLQTPVMAAAHLEAMRAPREPDYFDAVVVAKAGCQSLGKIAK
- the LOC144214666 gene encoding glycogen synthase kinase-3 beta-like; its protein translation is MSGSGRPRTSSFAEPPGVPGAAAPAGSAAAVGSSTGKSGVSQASGSNSSLSGCSNLKLARDSGKVTTVVATPGQGPDRPQEVSYTDIKVIGNGSFGVVYQARLVDSQEMVAIKKVLQDKRFKNRELQIMRKLDHCNIVRLRYFFYSSGEKKDEVYLNLVLDFVPETVYRVARHFNKNKSIIPIVYVKVYMYQLFRSLAYIHSQGVCHRDIKPQNLLVDPETAILKLCDFGSAKQLVRGEANVSYICSRYYRAPELIFGATDYTANIDIWSAGCVLAELLLGQPIFPGDSGVDQLVEIIKVLGTPTREQIREMNPNYTEFKFPQIKAHPWTKVFKPRTPPEAILLCSRLLEYTPASRLSPLEACSHGFFDELRQPNARLPSGRDLPALFNFSTSELSIQPQLNSTLVPPHARAHTAAHDGTGPDSSQLGSVPGTLNSI